From one Mytilus galloprovincialis chromosome 13, xbMytGall1.hap1.1, whole genome shotgun sequence genomic stretch:
- the LOC143056975 gene encoding neuronal acetylcholine receptor subunit alpha-6-like: protein MLQMPIRKMIYKGFYTRKGILFLLICTDLLKHSTSYTVSDANNIHKFLFNSTDEGYNNLVLPDYPVNISVEYNFLALNSLDIKEQILGTTGWFTVVWNDSRLTWDKSSYGDIDYIFVPEDKIWHPELIVQNSIVQLPKNLGADQTIRIQYNGELRWEPPAVLSTSCDMDVTYFPYDSQTCDIEIASWGFSVDIVNLEFYKTHINLEDFRPDEEWEIITTSQQTSNLTEDELVFSELLFRMKFKRYYGHYLMSVIFPTILTAILTFVTFFLPLESGDKIGYILTVLLALAVLLTLFSDSMPTTSKHTSVLVVFLTVTLGMACLVIVFTIFIIRLFHQPEHDKAPKWMHSLARKFLKLKCKAGRINHLDHIGQSQITENDQPKDGRVCLESTKEFIPYTNKELAEFFDYFLFGVFTVLYILVLLCFPIVLSTST from the exons ATGCTTCAAATGCCAATCAGGAAAATGATATATAAAGGATTCTACACAAGAAAAGGAATTTTGTTTTTACTCATTTGTACAG atttattgaAACATTCGACATCTTACACTGTTAGTGACGCAAATAACATTCACAAGTTCTTATTTAATTCAACTGATGAAGGTTACAATAATCTGGTACTACCTGACTATCCAGTAAATATCAGTGTAGAATACAATTTCTTGGCCCTTAATTCTTTG GACATAAAGGAACAAATATTGGGGACAACAGGATGGTTTACCGTG GTATGGAATGATAGTCGATTAACATGGGATAAATCATCCTACGGAGATATTGATTACATATTTGTTCCTGAGGACAAAATTTGGCACCCTGAATTGATTGTGCAGAATTC CATTGTGCAATTACCGAAAAATCTTGGTGCCGACCAAACTATAAGAATACAATATAATGGAGAGTTACGATGGGAACCACCCGCTGTTTTGTCCACGTCATGTGACATGGATGTGACGTACTTCCCATATGACAGTCAAACCTGTGACATAGAAATAGCTAGCTGGGGTTTCTCTGTTGATATTGTCAACCTAGAATTTTACAAAACTCATATAAATCTAGAAGACTTTAGACCAGATGAGGAATGGGAAATTATAACAACCTCCCAGCAAACATCTAATCTAACTGAGGATGAACTGGTTTTTTCGGAACTTTTGTTTCGAATGAAGTTTAAAAGATATTATGGTCATTACCTCATGAGTGTAATATTTCCGACTATTCTTACTGCCATACTAACATTCGTTACATTTTTTCTGCCGCTTGAATCTGGAGACAAAATCGGATATATACTAACAGTGTTACTTGCTTTGGCGGTTTTATTGACGTTATTTTCAGACAGTATGCCTACGACATCAAAACATACATCAGTTCTAG TGGTATTTCTTACTGTAACATTGGGCATGGCCTGTCTTGTGATCGTCTTTACGATATTTATCATAAGACTTTTCCATCAACCAGAGCACGATAAGGCTCCAAAGTGGATGCATTCTTTGGCGAGGAAATTCTTAAAGTTAAAATGCAAAGCCGGAAGAATAAATCATCTTGATCATATTGGTCAAAGTCAGATTACTGAAAATGACCAACCAAAAGACGGCAGAGTCTGCTTGGAAAGTACAAAGGAATTTATACCTTACACCAACAAGGAGCTAGCAGAATTCTTTGATTATTTCCTGTTCGGTGTTTTCacagttttatatattttggttctTTTATGTTTCCCAATAGTTCTGAGTACTTCAACATGA